The Candidatus Desulfatibia profunda sequence CCTGTCAAAGAAACCATCGAGAAGGGCGCCAAGAATTTTATCGGTAAGCCCTATGTGATCAGAAAAATGCTTGAAATGGTTCGGCAGGTTATAGATGAAAATTGAACCGCATCAGTGGAGGTGAAGATGCTGACTTCAGATGGTAAAAAAGGATTGCCATGCATTCCTGTATGGTTTACATCGGATACCATCCTCCTGCCAGGCATGCTTTTTGCCTGGATGTTTTTATTGCTTATGGCGGCGAATGTTGTTGCGGCCCAGGCGGCCGAGACAGATCATCTATCGAGGGTGAACTGCAATATTCATGAAAGCGCCTGCACTCAGGAGCTTTCAAGTATGAAGGTCGTACTCGATATAAGTCCTAAGCCGGTTAAGGCCATGACCGATCTTCTGTTCCGGTTGACCCTTACGGGAAAACAGCCGGCTGAGGCACCTTATATCGACCTTGGCATGCCCGGAATGAAGATGGGTCCCAACCGCGTGAACTTAAAGCATCGCAAAGAAGGTGTGTATGAGGGGACCGGAATCATCGTTCGGTGTCCCAGCGGAAAAAGAGTCTGGAAAGCAACGGTAACCGTTCCCGGTCAAGGCGCCGTAGAGTTTGTTTTCGATGTCATCTATTGATACCCTGCTTCTGGTATTTTTTACGACCGGTTTTACCGTCGGATTCGGACACTGTATCGGAATGTGTGGCCCGATTGTGGTTTCTCTTTCCCTAAGTGTGGAAGACCGAAGCATATTCTTGCCCCATTTACTTTATCATTCCGGTAGAATCATTACCTATGGCTTCCTCGGCAGCCTTATGGGCGTCACAGGATCGTTCGTTCAGATTACTGCACGGATTGCCGCTATCCAAAAAACGGTAATGATCTCGACAGGTCTGCTGATCGTTGTTATGGGATTTTCCATGACCGGATGGATTCCGCTGGGTCAAATATTCAAAGACTATTACAATCCTGATGGATTCATCAATCGGAGCTTTGGCAGATTGTCCAATATACATTCGACCACGGTTTATTTTGCCATAGGACTATTGCTCGGGCTATTGCCGTGCGGCCCGGTCTACACGGCACTGATTGCGGCAGT is a genomic window containing:
- a CDS encoding sulfite exporter TauE/SafE family protein, with protein sequence MSSIDTLLLVFFTTGFTVGFGHCIGMCGPIVVSLSLSVEDRSIFLPHLLYHSGRIITYGFLGSLMGVTGSFVQITARIAAIQKTVMISTGLLIVVMGFSMTGWIPLGQIFKDYYNPDGFINRSFGRLSNIHSTTVYFAIGLLLGLLPCGPVYTALIAAVRVGMDTQEPVAAAFSGMGVMVSFGIGTVPALLLVARLASMGWLKNRDIIYKIGSVLMIAVGIYFVVKGIRY